A genomic window from Sphingobacterium spiritivorum includes:
- a CDS encoding efflux RND transporter periplasmic adaptor subunit, whose protein sequence is MTKLSIKYLPLLLVAMMAVSSCKDKKDGDTESQEVPEQVTTDTAANGIKTMTFTDDQYKLSDIQTGKIESRNLSSIIKMTGVIDAEPESEASVSAPLGGYIKTAGLLPGQQVKKGQLLATLENPEFIVIQQQYLESLGRLEYLEEEYKRQQELRDEDINATKTFQQVSADLKVMKAQISGLEQQMALIGISSSALKKSGSISRTANIYAPIGGYIKASNVNIGKYVAATDVLFEIMGTNNLHLALNAFEKDLGKIRPGQSVKFSLSNENRYDRTAKVFLVGQAADNNKMIPVLCRFSQETGLLPGMYVKALLETSAEQQNAVPTDALVQLEGMDYIIVQTNQAKESYTFQLIPVSKGVEQAGYTAIELPSTVNEDELTVVTKNAYTILSAIRNAEEEE, encoded by the coding sequence ATGACAAAATTATCAATTAAATATTTACCGTTACTGCTCGTTGCGATGATGGCAGTATCTTCTTGTAAAGACAAAAAAGACGGTGATACGGAAAGTCAAGAAGTCCCTGAACAGGTTACGACCGATACTGCGGCAAATGGTATCAAAACCATGACGTTTACGGATGACCAATATAAGCTATCTGATATTCAGACAGGCAAAATAGAAAGCCGTAACCTAAGCAGCATTATAAAAATGACGGGTGTCATCGATGCCGAGCCAGAAAGCGAAGCCTCCGTATCCGCACCTTTGGGCGGATACATCAAAACAGCCGGACTGTTACCGGGGCAACAGGTAAAAAAAGGACAGCTATTAGCTACATTGGAAAACCCTGAATTTATTGTTATCCAACAACAATATCTGGAAAGCCTCGGTCGGCTTGAATATTTGGAAGAAGAATATAAAAGACAGCAAGAGTTAAGGGATGAAGATATCAACGCTACCAAAACTTTTCAGCAGGTCAGTGCTGACCTGAAAGTGATGAAAGCCCAAATTTCAGGTTTGGAGCAGCAGATGGCATTGATAGGGATTAGCAGCTCGGCTTTGAAGAAAAGCGGAAGCATTTCAAGAACTGCAAATATCTATGCCCCTATAGGTGGATACATAAAAGCCAGCAATGTTAATATCGGGAAATACGTGGCAGCCACCGATGTGCTTTTCGAAATCATGGGGACAAATAACCTGCATCTTGCATTGAATGCCTTTGAGAAAGATTTAGGCAAAATCCGTCCGGGACAATCGGTTAAGTTCTCATTATCCAATGAAAACAGGTACGACAGGACAGCCAAAGTATTTCTGGTCGGACAGGCTGCGGACAACAACAAAATGATACCCGTACTTTGTCGTTTTTCCCAAGAAACCGGCTTGCTTCCGGGTATGTATGTGAAAGCACTACTTGAAACCTCAGCGGAACAACAGAATGCTGTCCCAACTGATGCTCTCGTTCAGTTAGAGGGAATGGACTATATTATTGTTCAGACAAATCAGGCAAAAGAAAGCTATACGTTCCAATTAATTCCGGTTTCAAAAGGTGTTGAGCAAGCAGGCTACACAGCTATTGAATTGCCATCAACGGTTAATGAAGATGAGCTTACAGTCGTTACCAAGAATGCTTATACCATTCTTTCAGCAATTAGAAACGCCGAAGAGGAAGAATAA
- a CDS encoding CusA/CzcA family heavy metal efflux RND transporter, translating to MLNKIIHFSIKNKLVIGLFTLALICWGTYSLTKLPIDATPDITDNQVMVITVSPTLAAQEVEQLVTFPVEQTMVSIPGIKDMRSFSRFGLSIVTIVFEEKVDIYWGRQQVQERLTIASKNIPEGVGTPEMAPVTTGLGEIFQYVVHPKKGYEDKYDATELRTIQDWIIKRQLLGTPGVAEVSGFGGFVKQYQITVDPDKLASQSITISDIFTALEKNNQNTGGAYIDKGPNAYFIRSEGLVKNIDEIKSIVVKKESGTPVYIRDVAEVGFGNGPRYGAATRNGQGETVTGIVMMLKGANSSEVISNVKDKIEEIQKGLPEGVEIEPFLDRKKLVDGAISTVSTNLIEGALIVIFVLIVFLGNLRGGLVVASVIPLAMLFAICMMNLFGVSGNLMSLGAIDFGIIVDGTVIIVEAVMHRITGSRARYGGVEKLTQDQMDEEVYESSRKIRTAAAFGEIIILIVYLPLLALVGVEGKMFTPMAQTVSFAILGAFILSFTYVPMMSALVLSKKTSHKENFSDRMMNAIQRVYSPIINGAMKRKLLVVSVAAVLFIITLITFNKMGAEFIPQLDEGDFAVETRVPVGSSINQMIDVSQKAQTILLKNYPEVKQVVNKIGSGEIPTDPMPIEAGDMMVVLKPKKEWTSAETREELIEKMQQSLSVIPNATFSFQQPIQMRFNELLTGAKQDVVLKIYGEDLDILSDLASDVGRKIKSIDGVEDLYVEEITGLPQINIQFNREKIGQYGMNIEDVNSAISAGFAGEVAGLVYEGERRFDLVVRLDSASRVDITDVQNLFVSTPEGQQIPLSEVAEISYKPGPVQIQRDNAKRRITVGFNVRNRDVKSIVNDIQDIIAAKVKVPAGYYVTYGGQFKNLEEANARLAVALPVALLLILVLLYFTFHSLKQGLLIFSAIPLSAIGGVFALLIRDMPFSISAGVGFIALFGVAVLNGIVLIAEFNRLEKEGVSDIYERVRIGTRVRLRPVLMTASVASLGFLPMALSSSSGAEVQRPLATVVIGGLITATVLTLVVLPVLYIYFTRPSKKVKSLPAAILILGFFLLPSLGNAQNIGGQPTRSLTLQQSIDEALKSNAQVKIADYDISLQQMLKKGSVTMPKTEVSYTQGVVSNPTITDNLLVVGQRIDFPTVYGNQSRLAQEKIKSSEAYKAVTENDLVRSVKLAYVQYQYALERKALWVGLDSIYVKLSKASNIRYRTGEATSLENITSSVQSKQIQNELGKSDADIRIAKQLLQTLLNTSDDITIKDTSLVERELLLSQQVVSSTDNPLLSYLRQEIAVNRQTTSLERSKMLPDIILGFNSQTYKGLQTINGVDRTYTGKDRFNFFQVGVAIPLFPGGYRSRINASKINEQKSQAEVELATTNLNGRLKELVQEYTKFQKSLSYYQQEALPQANLIINNSDKSFRSGDISYTQHLQNLTLSSNIHSEYLDNLYNYNRVVISIEAILGNK from the coding sequence ATGTTAAATAAAATCATTCATTTTTCAATTAAGAATAAGTTGGTAATAGGACTATTTACCCTGGCATTGATATGCTGGGGTACATATTCCCTTACCAAACTTCCGATAGATGCCACACCTGATATCACAGACAATCAGGTCATGGTCATCACGGTGTCGCCTACGTTGGCGGCACAGGAAGTAGAACAACTGGTAACCTTTCCCGTGGAGCAAACGATGGTCAGTATTCCGGGGATTAAGGATATGCGTTCCTTTTCACGTTTCGGACTATCCATTGTCACCATCGTATTTGAAGAAAAGGTGGACATCTATTGGGGCAGACAACAGGTGCAGGAACGTCTGACCATAGCCTCAAAGAATATTCCAGAGGGGGTTGGGACACCTGAAATGGCACCTGTTACAACAGGTTTGGGCGAAATATTCCAATATGTAGTCCACCCCAAGAAAGGCTATGAAGATAAGTACGATGCAACGGAATTGAGAACCATTCAGGACTGGATTATCAAAAGGCAGTTATTGGGAACACCCGGGGTTGCCGAAGTGAGCGGTTTCGGTGGTTTCGTAAAACAATATCAGATAACCGTTGACCCCGATAAGCTGGCAAGTCAAAGTATAACCATATCCGATATATTCACTGCACTGGAAAAAAATAACCAGAATACAGGGGGAGCTTATATTGACAAAGGTCCGAATGCCTATTTTATTCGGAGTGAGGGTTTGGTAAAGAACATTGACGAAATTAAAAGCATCGTTGTCAAAAAAGAGAGCGGTACACCCGTGTATATCCGTGATGTCGCCGAGGTGGGTTTTGGCAATGGTCCACGCTACGGTGCAGCCACCAGAAACGGACAGGGTGAAACGGTTACGGGTATCGTTATGATGCTGAAAGGAGCCAATTCATCGGAAGTTATTTCCAATGTAAAGGATAAAATCGAGGAAATACAGAAAGGTCTTCCAGAGGGTGTTGAAATCGAACCATTCCTTGACCGTAAAAAATTAGTAGACGGGGCTATTTCAACGGTTTCTACCAATCTTATCGAGGGAGCTTTGATTGTAATCTTTGTGCTGATTGTATTTCTTGGCAATCTTCGAGGTGGGCTTGTCGTAGCATCGGTCATCCCTTTGGCAATGCTGTTCGCTATTTGCATGATGAACCTTTTTGGCGTTTCCGGTAACCTGATGAGCCTTGGCGCGATTGACTTCGGGATTATTGTCGATGGAACGGTCATTATAGTGGAGGCGGTCATGCACCGTATAACGGGAAGCAGAGCCCGATATGGAGGGGTGGAAAAACTTACACAAGACCAAATGGATGAGGAAGTGTATGAAAGCTCACGCAAAATCCGAACAGCCGCCGCTTTTGGCGAAATCATTATCCTCATCGTTTACCTCCCACTGTTGGCTTTGGTTGGTGTTGAGGGCAAGATGTTCACGCCTATGGCGCAGACGGTATCCTTTGCCATTTTAGGAGCGTTTATTCTTTCTTTTACCTACGTACCGATGATGTCGGCTTTGGTATTGAGCAAGAAGACATCGCATAAGGAAAATTTTTCTGATAGGATGATGAACGCTATACAAAGAGTGTATTCCCCTATTATCAACGGTGCGATGAAACGGAAACTTTTAGTGGTATCGGTTGCGGCAGTATTATTCATCATCACGCTTATTACATTCAACAAAATGGGCGCTGAATTTATCCCGCAATTAGACGAGGGCGATTTTGCCGTGGAAACAAGAGTTCCCGTCGGAAGTTCCATAAACCAAATGATAGACGTTTCCCAAAAAGCACAAACTATTTTATTGAAGAATTATCCCGAAGTAAAACAGGTGGTTAACAAAATCGGCTCGGGTGAAATACCTACTGACCCGATGCCTATTGAAGCGGGTGACATGATGGTGGTTTTGAAACCAAAGAAAGAATGGACAAGTGCAGAAACAAGGGAAGAACTCATTGAAAAGATGCAACAATCCCTGTCAGTTATTCCAAATGCAACATTCAGCTTCCAACAGCCTATTCAAATGCGTTTCAACGAGCTTCTTACCGGAGCAAAGCAGGATGTGGTATTAAAAATTTATGGTGAGGACTTAGATATACTTTCCGATTTGGCTTCGGATGTTGGCAGGAAAATCAAATCCATTGATGGCGTTGAAGACCTGTATGTGGAAGAAATAACAGGTTTACCACAAATCAATATTCAATTTAACCGTGAAAAAATTGGTCAATACGGCATGAATATAGAAGATGTAAACAGTGCCATTTCAGCAGGGTTTGCAGGCGAGGTTGCAGGTCTGGTTTATGAGGGCGAACGCCGATTTGATTTGGTGGTCAGGCTTGACAGTGCTTCCCGTGTAGATATTACCGATGTACAGAACCTGTTTGTAAGTACACCGGAGGGGCAACAAATTCCGTTGAGCGAGGTTGCAGAAATCAGCTATAAGCCGGGTCCTGTGCAGATACAGCGAGATAACGCAAAAAGACGGATTACAGTAGGCTTCAATGTCCGTAACCGGGATGTTAAGAGTATCGTAAATGACATTCAGGATATTATTGCCGCTAAAGTAAAAGTGCCTGCGGGTTATTATGTTACCTATGGCGGTCAATTCAAAAACCTCGAAGAAGCCAATGCCCGGCTCGCAGTAGCGTTACCTGTAGCCCTATTGCTGATTTTGGTGCTTTTATATTTCACGTTCCATTCCTTAAAACAGGGATTACTGATATTCAGTGCCATCCCACTGTCGGCTATCGGTGGAGTGTTCGCTTTACTGATACGGGATATGCCATTCAGTATATCTGCCGGAGTTGGGTTTATCGCACTTTTTGGCGTTGCCGTATTGAATGGGATTGTATTGATTGCAGAGTTCAACCGATTGGAGAAAGAGGGTGTATCGGATATCTACGAACGGGTGCGTATAGGTACACGGGTAAGACTAAGACCCGTATTGATGACGGCAAGTGTGGCTTCGTTAGGCTTCCTGCCAATGGCGTTATCATCTTCATCCGGGGCGGAAGTACAACGTCCTTTGGCTACGGTGGTAATCGGTGGATTGATTACGGCAACGGTTTTGACTTTGGTCGTACTGCCTGTACTCTATATCTATTTTACCCGACCATCAAAAAAAGTTAAAAGTTTACCTGCCGCTATCCTAATTTTAGGCTTTTTCCTGTTACCATCATTGGGCAATGCCCAAAATATTGGCGGTCAACCTACGAGGTCACTTACCTTGCAGCAATCCATTGATGAAGCCTTGAAGAGCAATGCACAGGTAAAAATTGCCGATTATGACATCAGCTTGCAGCAGATGCTCAAAAAAGGAAGCGTGACCATGCCCAAGACGGAAGTTTCTTATACGCAGGGCGTAGTCAGTAATCCTACCATAACGGATAACCTGCTCGTCGTCGGACAACGGATAGATTTCCCAACCGTGTACGGCAACCAGTCGAGACTGGCACAGGAGAAAATAAAGAGTAGCGAAGCCTATAAAGCCGTGACAGAAAATGACCTTGTACGTAGTGTAAAACTGGCTTACGTTCAGTACCAGTATGCGTTGGAACGAAAAGCACTTTGGGTGGGGCTTGACAGTATTTATGTAAAACTAAGCAAGGCAAGCAATATAAGATATAGAACCGGAGAAGCGACCAGTTTGGAAAACATCACTTCATCGGTGCAGTCAAAGCAGATACAAAATGAACTTGGAAAGAGTGATGCCGATATAAGAATCGCCAAACAACTTCTTCAGACACTTTTGAATACATCGGATGATATTACCATTAAGGACACATCATTGGTGGAGAGGGAGCTTTTATTGTCTCAACAAGTTGTGTCATCTACGGATAATCCATTGCTAAGCTATCTGCGACAGGAAATAGCAGTAAACCGACAGACTACCTCTTTAGAGAGAAGCAAAATGTTGCCTGACATCATTCTTGGATTTAATAGCCAAACCTACAAAGGGCTACAAACCATAAATGGCGTTGACCGTACCTACACGGGCAAAGACAGGTTCAACTTTTTTCAGGTTGGAGTAGCTATCCCTTTATTTCCGGGCGGTTATAGGTCGAGAATAAACGCGTCTAAAATCAACGAGCAGAAATCACAGGCGGAGGTTGAACTTGCGACCACGAACCTGAACGGCAGACTGAAAGAACTTGTACAGGAATATACCAAATTCCAGAAGTCGCTTAGCTATTATCAGCAAGAGGCATTGCCACAGGCTAATCTGATTATAAATAACTCGGATAAAAGTTTCAGGAGCGGTGATATATCTTATACCCAGCATTTACAGAACCTCACCCTATCGAGCAATATCCATTCGGAATATCTGGATAACCTGTACAACTATAACCGGGTAGTAATTTCAATAGAAGCGATTTTAGGCAACAAGTAA
- a CDS encoding HupE/UreJ family protein: MRYIKIVLSITLLLLITGSVYAHGVDEDTQTFLSGNSGVAFVPFLYIGAKHMLTGYDHLLFLVGVIFFLYRPKEVLLYVSFFTIGHSITLLLGVLADMAINAYLIDAIIALSIVYKGFDNLGGFQRFLGYQPNTKAAVLIFGLFHGFGLASKLQELSFDRTGLLTNLIGFNIGVEVGQFIALALVLFIITNWRRSPSFMKFSTLTNTLLMAAGFLLFGYQLVGYFNS; encoded by the coding sequence ATGAGATATATAAAAATAGTCTTATCAATAACCTTGTTATTATTGATAACAGGGTCGGTGTATGCTCACGGAGTTGATGAGGATACCCAGACCTTTCTAAGCGGAAATTCGGGAGTAGCCTTTGTGCCGTTTCTCTATATCGGGGCAAAGCACATGCTTACCGGATATGACCACCTGTTGTTTCTTGTTGGTGTCATCTTTTTCCTTTACCGACCAAAAGAAGTATTGCTTTATGTGAGCTTTTTCACCATTGGACACAGTATAACCCTTTTGTTGGGCGTACTGGCAGATATGGCAATCAACGCTTATCTGATTGATGCAATCATTGCACTGTCCATTGTATATAAAGGCTTTGACAATTTGGGGGGCTTCCAACGCTTTTTAGGTTATCAGCCTAATACAAAAGCAGCAGTTCTAATTTTTGGTCTTTTTCATGGTTTTGGATTAGCCAGTAAGTTACAGGAATTAAGTTTTGACAGGACGGGACTTCTGACAAACCTTATCGGCTTTAATATTGGCGTAGAAGTAGGTCAATTTATAGCCTTAGCCCTTGTGCTTTTCATCATAACCAATTGGAGACGGTCGCCAAGTTTCATGAAGTTTTCAACCCTCACCAATACCCTGCTTATGGCAGCAGGCTTCTTATTATTCGGCTATCAGTTAGTCGGTTATTTTAACTCTTAA
- a CDS encoding lipoprotein, which translates to MKKSFIIAAFAALTLTACNNSEKSSTDNNSSSAPSSTAPAINQDSIDKAHGHSHDPADNQTPAVNKDSADKAHGHSHDAPAVNQDSIDKAHGHKH; encoded by the coding sequence ATGAAAAAATCATTCATAATAGCAGCATTCGCTGCCCTTACTCTTACAGCTTGCAATAACAGCGAAAAGTCTTCGACTGACAACAATTCCAGTTCAGCACCATCTTCAACCGCTCCTGCGATTAATCAGGATAGTATTGATAAGGCTCATGGACATTCCCACGACCCGGCAGACAATCAAACCCCTGCTGTTAATAAGGATAGTGCGGATAAGGCTCATGGACACTCCCATGATGCACCTGCTGTAAATCAGGATAGTATTGACAAAGCTCACGGGCATAAACATTAA
- a CDS encoding site-specific integrase encodes MATVSAKVYEHHKKADGTYNVKICVHHKSERKFIDTNHFVVKKQLTKDFKIKDPFIADKVEQQLRDYRKMISDLDDRLDYFTATSLRDYLRDKDEDIDFIKFCTQHIERLKKEGRGGSAKNQAVIRNSLVDYFKRPSVSIKEINSNMLMAYERYLRSERTMTRYNQDNKPVVTTEKGLSDSGLHNHMRDLRTLFNAARELYNNEDLGIYRIKHYPFKKYKVGSPPLTKKRNNTLEQVLIIRDCVTKPGSRAELAKELYMLSFYLCGMNAVDLYQITERDIRNGRVDYNRSKTEGKRKDNAFISIKIVDEAKPLLEKYLGKLRERYSSANCLNWALSKGMEQLRKLTGIPELTLYWARHTFANTARNDCRMSKDDVALALNHVDEGNRTTDIYIAKDWKIVDDVQRKVIAQLRKVEIKVMKKIQAMDETESIAA; translated from the coding sequence ATGGCAACCGTAAGCGCAAAGGTTTATGAACACCACAAGAAAGCAGATGGAACTTACAATGTAAAAATTTGTGTCCATCACAAAAGTGAAAGAAAGTTTATTGACACCAATCACTTTGTTGTCAAGAAGCAACTGACAAAGGATTTTAAAATCAAAGATCCTTTTATTGCAGACAAGGTCGAACAACAGCTAAGAGATTATCGGAAGATGATAAGCGACCTCGACGACCGACTTGATTATTTTACAGCTACATCACTGCGAGATTACTTGCGTGATAAGGACGAGGACATCGACTTCATTAAGTTTTGTACTCAACACATCGAACGCCTAAAAAAAGAGGGACGCGGTGGATCGGCCAAAAATCAAGCAGTAATCCGTAACAGCCTTGTCGATTATTTTAAACGGCCATCCGTTTCCATTAAGGAGATCAACTCCAATATGCTAATGGCCTACGAGCGTTATCTACGATCCGAGCGAACAATGACACGCTACAATCAAGACAATAAGCCAGTAGTTACCACCGAAAAAGGTTTATCGGATAGTGGATTACATAATCACATGCGCGACTTACGGACATTATTCAATGCTGCACGAGAACTTTATAATAACGAAGACCTCGGAATATACCGTATCAAGCACTATCCATTCAAGAAATATAAGGTTGGTTCCCCGCCCCTCACTAAGAAAAGGAATAATACACTTGAACAGGTGTTGATTATTCGGGATTGTGTCACTAAACCCGGAAGCCGTGCAGAATTGGCCAAAGAACTTTATATGCTTTCGTTCTACCTCTGCGGAATGAATGCTGTAGACCTTTATCAAATAACAGAACGTGATATTAGGAACGGTCGTGTAGATTATAATCGCTCCAAGACGGAGGGTAAACGCAAAGACAATGCCTTTATCAGTATCAAGATTGTTGACGAGGCAAAACCTTTATTGGAGAAATATTTAGGAAAATTGCGTGAGCGTTATTCAAGTGCCAATTGCCTTAATTGGGCATTGTCAAAAGGCATGGAGCAATTGCGTAAGTTGACGGGAATACCCGAACTCACTTTATATTGGGCAAGGCACACTTTTGCGAATACGGCTCGTAACGATTGCCGAATGAGCAAGGACGATGTGGCTCTTGCGCTCAACCATGTCGACGAGGGCAACCGTACGACGGATATTTATATTGCCAAAGACTGGAAGATTGTGGATGACGTACAACGCAAAGTCATTGCACAGCTAAGAAAAGTCGAAATCAAGGTGATGAAGAAAATACAAGCAATGGACGAAACGGAAAGCATCGCCGCTTAA
- a CDS encoding HAD family hydrolase: MQLSIFVTINQNFCMQKVKNIILDYGNVIFMIDFMRAQEAFTALGIKNVEQFFAHKGHAPLFDAFEKGEITAEAFRQGIRDAADVPHLSDEQIDAAWNALLIGVPEGNHELLLELKGKYRLFLLSNNNEIHYQWILDYLKREYQLEDNTSFFEKDYYSHLMKMRKPNADIFEYVLNAHDLKPEETVFIDDSPQHLDTAAKLGLHTFLLTKPDTLSALLKREKLID, from the coding sequence ATGCAATTATCGATATTTGTAACGATAAATCAAAATTTTTGTATGCAAAAAGTTAAAAATATTATTCTGGATTATGGCAATGTGATCTTTATGATCGACTTTATGAGAGCACAGGAAGCCTTTACTGCGCTGGGTATCAAAAATGTAGAACAGTTTTTTGCACACAAAGGCCACGCGCCACTTTTTGATGCTTTTGAGAAGGGAGAAATTACTGCAGAAGCCTTTCGTCAGGGAATTCGTGACGCTGCAGATGTTCCTCACCTCAGCGATGAGCAGATCGATGCGGCATGGAATGCACTGCTGATCGGTGTGCCGGAAGGAAATCATGAACTTCTATTGGAGCTGAAAGGGAAGTATCGTTTATTTCTGCTGAGCAATAATAACGAAATCCATTATCAATGGATACTGGATTATCTGAAACGGGAATATCAACTGGAAGATAATACGTCATTTTTTGAGAAAGATTATTATTCTCACCTGATGAAAATGCGAAAGCCAAATGCCGACATCTTCGAATACGTACTGAATGCACATGACCTCAAACCGGAGGAAACTGTTTTTATAGACGATAGCCCCCAACACCTTGATACAGCTGCAAAATTAGGTCTTCACACATTTTTGCTGACCAAGCCTGATACATTGTCAGCCTTACTAAAACGTGAAAAATTAATAGACTGA
- the rpsU gene encoding 30S ribosomal protein S21: MIIVNVKEGESLDRALKRFKKKFEKTGVLRELRSRQAFEKKSVTRRIQVKKAIYKQSLNQETV, from the coding sequence ATGATCATTGTAAATGTAAAAGAAGGAGAGTCATTGGATAGAGCGTTAAAACGTTTCAAGAAGAAATTCGAGAAAACAGGTGTTTTAAGAGAACTTCGCTCACGCCAGGCTTTTGAGAAAAAATCTGTTACCCGTCGTATTCAGGTTAAAAAAGCAATCTACAAACAATCTTTAAATCAGGAAACTGTTTAA